A stretch of Blautia liquoris DNA encodes these proteins:
- a CDS encoding helix-turn-helix domain-containing protein, translating to MFEYMTVQEAAKLWEISERRVQKLCEENRLEGVVRLSRVWLIPKDAKKPADGRLREYRKKEK from the coding sequence ATGTTTGAATATATGACCGTACAGGAAGCAGCAAAACTATGGGAAATTTCCGAACGGCGAGTACAAAAATTATGTGAAGAAAATCGTCTTGAGGGAGTTGTTCGTCTTAGCCGAGTATGGCTTATTCCCAAAGACGCTAAAAAGCCTGCTGACGGGCGTTTAAGAGAATACCGAAAAAAGGAAAAATAA
- a CDS encoding response regulator transcription factor yields MSTKILVIEDELKMQEILKEFLVEYGYSIDCACDGLDGLAMFRQTTYALILLDIMMPKIDGFAVLELIRKESDVPVILLTALEDEENQIKGFDLQADDYISKPFSMNLLIRRVEAVLRRKQPYPVKEETKHTVEHKNVVLDLEACEVRISGRTVPFTYKEYELIKLFMENKNRVFTREELLNQVWGYDYYGDGKVVNGHIKNIRKKIGMNFITTVRGMGYKIDG; encoded by the coding sequence ATGTCTACAAAGATTTTAGTTATAGAAGATGAACTTAAAATGCAGGAGATATTAAAAGAGTTTCTTGTGGAGTACGGATATTCCATTGACTGTGCCTGTGACGGTCTGGACGGCCTTGCCATGTTCCGGCAGACGACCTACGCCCTGATTCTTTTAGATATTATGATGCCGAAAATAGATGGCTTTGCTGTTTTGGAGTTAATCCGCAAGGAATCCGATGTTCCTGTTATTCTGCTTACCGCATTGGAGGACGAAGAAAATCAGATTAAAGGATTTGACTTGCAAGCGGACGATTACATATCAAAGCCTTTTTCCATGAATCTGCTTATCAGGCGCGTGGAAGCCGTATTGCGCAGAAAACAGCCTTACCCGGTAAAAGAAGAAACCAAACATACTGTGGAGCATAAAAATGTTGTTTTAGATTTAGAAGCCTGTGAAGTCCGCATTTCAGGGAGAACGGTTCCTTTCACTTATAAAGAATACGAGTTAATAAAATTATTCATGGAAAACAAGAATCGTGTGTTTACCCGTGAGGAACTATTGAATCAGGTCTGGGGTTATGACTATTATGGTGACGGAAAAGTAGTCAACGGGCATATCAAGAATATTCGCAAAAAGATAGGTATGAATTTTATTACCACTGTGCGGGGAATGGGGTATAAAATTGATGGGTAA
- a CDS encoding sensor histidine kinase translates to MGKLISRIKNSLSTKIFLGVMSILITVCLLIFGSLRILMPKAFESEQSAQFSTNLHKLANQLETIDIEDLESYITSFAIENRANVTVYDENETAVSSVNIAEATDGSPEKKSNNNVVGTVTFQNEGRAYSLSADIAVSTAEQLTGTFMQVFPYILIIIIVISALSAFLYSRILAKPIVDISRISKKMTALDMTWRCDIKRSDEIGVLADNLNRMAASLDNALTELRTTNEKLQEDIEWERRQEKQRKDFFAAISHELKTPVAVLKGELEGMICNVGKFKDRDTYLQEAFETAESIEKLVREIMSLAKVNMEEMKLHKQDIPLNDIVADCLKIHEDLAAAKQIAIQQDFEDGILCRADYMNLKKAVSNIIGNAVHHSPEKASIEIIIRKSGGKGILSVENSGVHVRQEETLRVFEPFYRIDKSRSRHTGGSGLGLYIVKNILDMHGFRYSLENTEKGVKFTIAFS, encoded by the coding sequence ATGGGTAAATTGATAAGCAGGATTAAAAACAGTTTAAGTACAAAAATATTTCTCGGCGTCATGAGTATTTTGATTACCGTGTGTCTGCTCATTTTCGGCAGTCTGCGTATACTCATGCCGAAAGCCTTTGAGAGTGAGCAAAGCGCGCAGTTTAGTACCAATCTGCATAAACTGGCAAATCAGCTTGAAACAATCGACATAGAGGATTTAGAATCATACATCACCTCCTTTGCCATAGAAAACCGTGCGAATGTCACCGTTTATGATGAAAACGAAACCGCTGTATCCTCCGTGAATATTGCCGAGGCAACAGATGGTTCTCCAGAAAAAAAGAGCAATAATAATGTTGTAGGAACTGTAACATTTCAAAATGAGGGGCGGGCATATTCTTTATCGGCGGATATTGCGGTAAGCACCGCAGAGCAACTTACAGGGACATTCATGCAGGTTTTCCCTTATATTTTAATCATTATCATTGTCATCTCCGCATTATCCGCGTTTCTATACTCCCGCATTTTGGCGAAGCCGATTGTGGATATCAGCCGTATATCCAAAAAAATGACGGCACTGGATATGACATGGCGGTGCGATATAAAGCGTTCGGATGAAATAGGCGTTTTAGCGGACAACTTAAACCGGATGGCAGCCAGCCTTGACAATGCCTTAACCGAACTAAGAACCACCAATGAAAAACTGCAAGAAGATATTGAGTGGGAACGGCGGCAGGAAAAACAGAGGAAAGACTTTTTTGCGGCCATTTCCCATGAACTCAAAACGCCTGTCGCTGTTCTGAAAGGTGAGTTGGAGGGAATGATATGCAATGTAGGGAAATTCAAAGACCGGGACACCTATTTGCAGGAGGCTTTTGAAACGGCGGAATCCATTGAAAAATTAGTCCGGGAGATTATGTCTTTGGCAAAGGTGAATATGGAGGAAATGAAGTTACACAAACAGGACATTCCTCTAAACGATATAGTAGCAGACTGCCTAAAGATACATGAAGACCTGGCTGCGGCAAAGCAGATTGCAATACAACAGGATTTTGAGGACGGCATATTATGCCGTGCCGATTACATGAACCTGAAAAAAGCCGTATCCAACATTATCGGAAACGCTGTCCACCATTCTCCTGAAAAAGCATCCATCGAGATAATCATACGAAAATCCGGCGGGAAGGGGATTTTGTCCGTAGAAAATTCCGGTGTTCATGTCCGGCAGGAAGAAACCCTAAGGGTTTTTGAACCGTTTTATCGGATCGATAAGTCAAGAAGCCGACATACGGGCGGCAGTGGCTTGGGGCTGTATATTGTCAAAAACATTTTGGATATGCACGGCTTCAGATATTCGCTGGAGAATACGGAAAAAGGCGTTAAGTTTACAATCGCTTTTTCCTGA
- a CDS encoding ABC transporter permease codes for MNTPKRSLLYVIRKRSRTGLLFVILLVVSTLVLSGLSIMDAAGDSSAELRESTGTSFTMERNLSTATRSNSGNNFVYQQEYIADEMIEKISDIDGIKGYNAKIGGYLELQNLDGDRFETIVYNKWNEEDLKYDIGTFGCFNTAYDSFFTSNQFELSEGRHIATDDKQVILISDDLAEKYNFKVGDKLKLTLSEEQVQFEKRYGVSDISANSVDVEIIGIYKILEEQSDKETLGQYELYENYVFTDMATFKEVFSTWAVAAKENEQGYESADFFLTDPAQLGSIMSEVSNISSINWNNFTLTANDEVFQQSASSMSNVEKLITTMIIVVVVIAAVIITLILSMWVRSRMRETGILMSTGIPKYKIVAQYVLETVLIAIFAFALSYFTSNAIAGNLGHIIDSTITAGDVHIAISNFILVFCTGIAVILASIGISSIPVMQMNPREILSKMS; via the coding sequence ATGAATACACCAAAAAGGTCACTGTTATATGTAATACGAAAAAGAAGCCGGACAGGACTGCTGTTTGTCATATTGCTTGTGGTATCGACCCTTGTTTTGAGCGGCCTGTCCATTATGGACGCAGCGGGAGATTCTTCCGCTGAACTGCGGGAATCTACTGGGACGAGCTTTACGATGGAACGAAATCTGAGTACGGCAACCAGAAGCAACAGCGGCAACAACTTTGTATATCAACAGGAATACATAGCGGATGAAATGATTGAAAAAATATCAGACATTGACGGTATCAAAGGGTATAACGCAAAAATAGGAGGTTATCTTGAACTCCAGAACTTGGATGGGGATAGATTTGAAACGATTGTATACAACAAGTGGAATGAAGAAGATTTGAAATACGATATCGGAACATTTGGCTGCTTTAATACAGCCTATGATTCATTCTTTACCAGTAATCAATTTGAATTAAGTGAAGGTCGCCATATCGCCACAGATGATAAGCAGGTTATTCTTATTAGCGATGATTTGGCAGAAAAATATAACTTTAAAGTGGGAGATAAATTGAAACTCACTCTATCAGAAGAACAGGTTCAATTTGAAAAAAGATATGGAGTTTCTGATATTTCTGCAAATAGTGTTGACGTAGAAATTATTGGAATCTACAAGATCTTGGAGGAACAATCTGATAAAGAAACGTTAGGCCAGTACGAACTGTATGAGAATTATGTTTTCACAGATATGGCAACGTTTAAAGAGGTATTCTCAACATGGGCTGTGGCAGCAAAAGAAAATGAACAAGGGTATGAATCTGCTGATTTCTTTTTAACCGATCCAGCACAATTAGGCAGCATCATGTCAGAGGTTTCAAATATTTCCTCTATCAACTGGAATAATTTTACCCTTACCGCTAATGACGAGGTATTTCAACAGTCAGCCAGTTCCATGTCAAATGTAGAAAAGCTGATTACCACAATGATTATCGTTGTAGTAGTTATCGCTGCCGTCATCATTACCTTGATCCTCTCCATGTGGGTGCGAAGCCGTATGCGGGAAACAGGAATCCTGATGTCAACGGGTATTCCCAAATATAAAATTGTGGCGCAGTATGTGTTGGAAACGGTTTTGATTGCCATATTCGCCTTTGCCCTGTCCTATTTCACCAGCAACGCAATAGCCGGAAACTTAGGGCATATCATAGATTCTACCATCACCGCAGGAGATGTGCACATTGCGATAAGCAACTTTATCCTTGTCTTCTGTACAGGCATAGCGGTCATATTGGCGTCAATCGGAATATCCAGCATCCCGGTCATGCAGATGAATCCGAGAGAAATCTTATCGAAAATGAGTTAA
- a CDS encoding ABC transporter permease, with protein sequence MSFIKRAFLHTTRKIGKSLLIFFVLLIISTLVLTCLSVCSATNTAVLNVRESLGGSYTLNAKGTDGQLTNSILDQIAQIDGVERIDNARSESYAEYKTSDGVSLEVKKDAAFDDMTKGFEHAGKLQSNLYSEKDGLFVSEGFELLEGRNITKGDENVALIHEDFAKRNGLDIGDTFVLDLNGDMVEIPDYVSTPVEVEIIGIFTHTTEQETALNVSYTLYENTVFTDPVSFAQLFDARRDTYYSNAEIVVNDPARLDAIVAEMETIDGVDWDSCNVTYHDKDYQNAKEPLESLGNLVSISIVIIIIVSVALLALILALWVRNRLHETGVFMSMGLGKFNILLQHITEIILVAVLAFALSFPVSSVIAQKVGDTLLEQTTASVTETVSNENADEAGSAASGLSNLEVEVAPLHLLIVYGMGTLVIILSVAIAALPIMKMKPKEILSSLS encoded by the coding sequence ATGAGCTTTATAAAACGTGCATTTTTACACACTACCAGAAAAATTGGAAAAAGCCTGCTGATATTCTTTGTGCTACTGATTATTTCCACCCTTGTCCTGACCTGCTTATCCGTATGCTCGGCGACCAACACGGCGGTGCTGAATGTCCGGGAGTCCCTGGGGGGCAGCTATACCCTGAATGCCAAAGGAACAGACGGGCAACTCACTAATTCCATTCTGGATCAGATTGCCCAGATAGACGGCGTGGAAAGAATTGATAATGCCCGTTCCGAATCCTATGCCGAATACAAAACGTCGGACGGCGTTTCCTTAGAGGTCAAAAAGGACGCGGCCTTTGACGATATGACAAAAGGCTTTGAACACGCGGGAAAATTGCAGAGCAACCTATACTCTGAAAAAGACGGGCTTTTCGTCAGTGAGGGTTTTGAACTGTTGGAGGGCAGGAATATTACAAAAGGCGATGAAAACGTCGCCCTGATCCATGAGGATTTTGCAAAGAGAAACGGACTGGACATAGGGGATACCTTTGTACTGGACTTGAACGGCGATATGGTGGAAATCCCCGATTATGTATCCACTCCGGTAGAGGTCGAGATTATCGGTATTTTCACGCATACCACGGAACAGGAAACGGCGCTGAACGTGTCCTATACGTTATATGAGAACACCGTATTCACAGACCCGGTGTCCTTTGCACAGCTTTTCGACGCCAGACGGGACACCTATTATTCCAATGCGGAAATCGTGGTAAACGACCCCGCAAGGCTCGACGCAATCGTTGCCGAAATGGAAACGATTGACGGTGTGGACTGGGATTCCTGCAACGTAACATACCATGACAAGGACTACCAAAACGCGAAAGAACCGCTGGAATCATTGGGAAATCTGGTTAGTATCAGCATTGTTATTATTATCATCGTCAGCGTAGCATTGCTTGCGTTGATATTGGCCTTATGGGTACGGAACCGCCTTCATGAAACAGGCGTGTTCATGTCGATGGGCCTCGGTAAATTCAATATCCTTTTACAGCACATCACGGAAATTATATTAGTGGCTGTCCTGGCCTTTGCCCTGTCATTTCCGGTTAGTTCGGTAATTGCACAAAAAGTAGGCGATACCCTGCTGGAACAAACAACGGCCTCAGTCACGGAAACGGTCAGTAATGAGAATGCGGATGAAGCGGGTAGCGCCGCATCCGGCCTAAGCAATTTGGAGGTGGAGGTTGCGCCTTTGCATCTCCTGATTGTGTACGGCATGGGAACATTGGTGATTATCCTGTCCGTGGCGATTGCCGCATTGCCTATCATGAAAATGAAACCGAAAGAAATACTATCTTCACTCAGCTAA
- a CDS encoding ABC transporter ATP-binding protein — protein MNILELKNIKFFYQKSKPVLKGINICLEKGKVYAILGPSGCGKTTLLSLIGGLDEPTSGEILYNGTEISKIGLTNHRKNNVSFIFQSYNLIDYMTPAENVNLTSKLPALPVLEKVGLTKEESKRNILKLSGGQQQRVAIARALASDAEILLADEPTGNLDEDTAQSITELLLDSAHGTASKCVVIVTHSHELANQADVILRLKKGGLQVP, from the coding sequence ATGAATATTTTAGAACTCAAAAACATCAAGTTTTTCTATCAGAAATCAAAGCCTGTACTGAAGGGCATCAACATCTGTCTGGAAAAGGGCAAGGTATATGCCATCCTTGGCCCGTCGGGGTGTGGAAAAACCACTCTGCTCTCTCTAATTGGCGGACTGGATGAACCTACAAGCGGTGAAATTTTGTACAACGGGACGGAAATCTCAAAGATTGGACTGACCAATCATCGCAAAAACAATGTGTCATTCATATTCCAGAGCTACAACTTGATTGACTATATGACCCCTGCTGAGAATGTCAATCTTACATCAAAGCTGCCCGCACTTCCCGTACTGGAAAAAGTGGGATTGACAAAAGAAGAATCAAAGAGAAATATACTAAAATTATCTGGCGGACAGCAGCAGCGTGTGGCGATTGCACGGGCATTGGCTTCTGATGCCGAAATCCTGCTTGCGGACGAGCCAACCGGCAATCTGGATGAGGACACCGCGCAGAGCATTACGGAGCTTCTATTGGACAGTGCGCATGGTACGGCTTCAAAATGCGTGGTGATCGTAACGCATTCCCATGAATTGGCGAATCAGGCGGATGTAATTTTACGATTGAAAAAGGGTGGCTTGCAAGTACCATAA
- a CDS encoding DUF3267 domain-containing protein yields MDKKDKVAEKQKKYIYHYEKLCADLKAQNRKKIEVLYSETKASVFGLCCAAPFVAAILFSYFLLNTNNGKQHNIFYGIIILIACFSLSIIVHEVLHGVGWCIAGKVRWSHIHITFEGDMPLCHCDVPLKGRQYLAGALLPVILLGFIPAVIAFAIPNIFLMIFSVLSVVSAGGDLLLSLRVIRHWDDMIIDHPTEAGFVAFTA; encoded by the coding sequence ATGGATAAAAAAGATAAGGTAGCTGAAAAACAAAAAAAATATATATATCATTATGAAAAACTTTGTGCCGATCTGAAAGCTCAAAATCGCAAAAAAATAGAAGTCCTTTATTCGGAGACAAAAGCTTCTGTTTTTGGGCTATGCTGTGCCGCCCCTTTTGTTGCCGCAATTCTTTTTAGCTATTTTTTACTGAATACTAACAATGGAAAACAACACAATATTTTTTATGGCATTATCATACTTATTGCCTGTTTTTCCCTATCCATTATTGTCCATGAGGTATTGCATGGTGTCGGATGGTGTATTGCTGGTAAGGTAAGGTGGTCGCATATCCATATTACTTTTGAAGGTGATATGCCCCTTTGCCATTGTGATGTCCCTCTGAAAGGGAGACAATACCTGGCGGGGGCATTGCTGCCGGTGATACTATTAGGATTTATTCCTGCGGTTATCGCATTTGCTATTCCCAATATTTTTCTAATGATATTTTCTGTTTTGAGTGTTGTAAGTGCGGGAGGCGATTTGTTACTTTCATTGAGAGTAATAAGGCATTGGGATGACATGATAATAGATCACCCAACAGAAGCGGGATTTGTTGCGTTCACGGCCTGA
- a CDS encoding sensor histidine kinase, whose amino-acid sequence MKRLVKSCGYFAVLLLCFDSLLFFVIWLLQPSAVKSFGPLILLFTLIALAFSVIVDARHRRRISDAFENFLEMPDEVNKEKLVHATGRNWTNSIETLYEKMHFQTSQVNEKELELLSYKEFIESWVHEVKTPLSLSTLVLNNHKDEMSSYVYSRMNRVQRQLNNNIDLVLYYARLQVDHKEYKFTKFRLDLCIQEIVDDYTFLSGECHIAVHHKLPPLTLISDQKVLRFMISQLMNNALKYSDPERGEVTLSAWQNDDKIHLFVTDNGKGIPPEDAPFIFDKGFTGNHPDRQKATGMGLYLVEKYAEALCIEIRLDPISTTGKGFCIELIFTL is encoded by the coding sequence ATGAAACGCCTTGTAAAAAGTTGCGGATACTTTGCAGTATTACTGTTATGTTTCGACTCGCTGCTTTTCTTTGTCATATGGCTGCTGCAGCCATCCGCCGTCAAAAGTTTTGGCCCGCTGATTCTGCTTTTTACGCTGATCGCACTTGCATTCTCTGTGATCGTGGATGCGAGACATCGTCGCAGGATATCAGATGCCTTCGAAAACTTTCTGGAAATGCCAGATGAAGTAAATAAGGAAAAGCTTGTGCATGCCACTGGGCGTAACTGGACAAATTCAATTGAAACTCTGTATGAGAAGATGCACTTTCAGACATCACAAGTGAATGAAAAGGAACTAGAACTGCTATCCTATAAGGAATTTATCGAGAGCTGGGTACATGAGGTGAAAACCCCCCTCTCCCTTTCTACTCTGGTCTTAAACAATCACAAAGACGAAATGAGTTCTTACGTTTATTCCAGAATGAATCGTGTGCAGCGACAGTTAAACAACAATATAGATCTTGTACTATATTATGCCCGCCTGCAAGTCGACCACAAAGAGTATAAATTCACAAAGTTCCGACTGGACCTATGCATTCAGGAAATTGTTGATGATTATACTTTTCTGTCCGGTGAGTGCCACATTGCGGTACATCATAAGCTGCCGCCATTGACTCTTATATCGGACCAGAAAGTGCTGCGGTTTATGATTTCCCAGCTTATGAACAACGCCTTGAAATATTCGGATCCCGAAAGAGGAGAAGTGACTCTTTCGGCATGGCAAAACGATGACAAGATACATCTTTTTGTAACAGATAATGGAAAAGGAATCCCGCCGGAGGATGCACCATTTATCTTTGACAAGGGCTTTACAGGAAACCACCCCGACAGGCAAAAAGCAACCGGAATGGGGCTATATCTGGTTGAAAAGTATGCAGAAGCCCTCTGCATCGAAATCCGACTGGACCCGATATCAACTACAGGGAAAGGGTTTTGCATTGAATTGATTTTTACCCTGTAG
- a CDS encoding response regulator transcription factor, with amino-acid sequence MTRVLIAEDDIYLREELMLTFQKRGYQVFGISSFETAKQQILDAAPNLLILDINLPNKSGFELCKELKCRASFPILILTARDTLSDELNGLELGADDFLIKPCHPDKLLARADRLLQIYQKIGSLIQVKTLALDTDTYKLVWRRQSLILPETEGKILRLLMEKYPLTVSHSEIFSFVWNTEEFVDENIVPVNITRLRKKLSLVGLSQVIRTVRGQGYCLEVEHI; translated from the coding sequence TTGACAAGAGTTCTTATTGCTGAAGATGATATTTATCTACGTGAAGAACTTATGCTGACCTTTCAAAAGAGGGGATACCAAGTCTTTGGTATCTCTTCCTTTGAAACTGCCAAACAGCAGATTCTTGACGCAGCACCAAATCTATTGATACTGGACATTAATCTGCCAAATAAATCGGGATTTGAACTGTGCAAAGAGCTGAAATGCAGAGCCTCATTTCCCATATTGATCTTGACGGCAAGGGATACACTCTCAGATGAGCTTAACGGGCTAGAACTTGGCGCTGATGATTTTCTGATCAAGCCATGCCATCCAGACAAATTGCTCGCCCGTGCGGACAGACTTTTGCAGATCTATCAGAAAATAGGCAGCCTGATCCAAGTCAAAACACTTGCACTAGATACGGATACCTACAAATTAGTGTGGAGAAGACAGTCTTTGATATTGCCGGAAACTGAGGGAAAGATTCTGCGCCTGTTGATGGAAAAATATCCTCTGACTGTATCACACAGCGAAATCTTTTCTTTCGTGTGGAACACAGAAGAATTTGTCGATGAAAATATTGTCCCGGTGAACATCACGCGTCTTCGAAAAAAGCTGTCACTAGTCGGCCTCAGTCAAGTTATCAGGACCGTCCGCGGACAAGGCTACTGTCTGGAGGTAGAACATATATGA
- a CDS encoding FtsX-like permease family protein, whose protein sequence is MFFKQVYRNAAKNRKGNGLFFGSLVIAIVAFYTLLSLGEQDVMRFLATIEGDAVHKLMLLLPAVYILSLFFVFFLVYFACKYQTDNRRKEFGMYLMLGMKRSRLFSMLFGETLWNSLLSLLVGLPAALFLTEIISLVTVKLVGLGIIGHHFTLSPGAILWTIGGYILVQLLSLIILCISLAHTEPAELLHSDSVKTQLEMSNTKSTISFILGVVLLLFAYYLGLFHLMDLNYATPLLLFSGIVGTFLLYRGLGEVLGKRIRRKRPGAKGLATFTGRQLQENVLHQYSTLAISSLLLLLALSCVSYGISLGHGNARETRSTDFSVFGNEQEIHHLLDEKEIRDIVKTSYPIYLSRTDAKINTDELAKTLREVERGGNIAEYLSCERVISEGSYNDLMQAMGKKKLELSEGQTALFSSMNDGYTFSTLDSALKKGVSIKINGTNYSLLSKLCHDNIVADRAITLSTALIVPDELFSKLATEPDPFCTNITLKDEIINQMGLMQAIQKMDSILSKTGLKYDSYLSGIGRNLFYTVSASYLTIYLGILFLLIANTVIGLKYLIWQRQNKHRYLTLLMLGTGIRELCDSVKKQITVFFSLVLGVAAISSVAAVCSMFSGLTRLPAETSIHTVTTYALIVLTVFIIIEIIYIKIVTRTACREIYSLETEERRDAT, encoded by the coding sequence ATGTTCTTTAAACAGGTTTATCGAAATGCTGCCAAAAACCGAAAGGGAAACGGTCTGTTTTTCGGATCCCTGGTGATCGCCATCGTTGCTTTTTATACGCTTCTGTCTCTTGGAGAGCAGGATGTCATGCGTTTCCTAGCCACGATTGAAGGCGATGCGGTACACAAACTCATGTTGCTGCTCCCGGCAGTATATATACTGTCATTGTTTTTTGTCTTCTTTCTAGTGTATTTTGCCTGTAAATATCAGACGGACAACCGGCGTAAGGAATTTGGCATGTATCTGATGCTCGGCATGAAACGCAGCCGGCTATTTTCAATGCTTTTTGGTGAAACACTCTGGAATAGTCTGCTCTCGCTGCTGGTCGGGCTCCCTGCAGCTCTTTTTCTGACAGAGATCATCAGTTTGGTAACAGTAAAGCTTGTAGGACTCGGTATTATCGGACACCATTTCACACTGTCACCCGGAGCTATTCTTTGGACGATCGGCGGCTATATCCTCGTCCAGCTTCTCTCTTTAATCATCCTGTGTATTTCCCTCGCTCATACGGAACCAGCTGAGCTGCTGCACAGTGATTCTGTTAAAACACAGCTGGAAATGTCAAATACAAAGAGCACTATTTCTTTTATTCTTGGAGTTGTCCTACTGCTTTTTGCATATTACCTTGGCCTCTTCCACCTGATGGATTTAAATTACGCGACACCTCTCTTACTTTTTTCCGGAATTGTCGGAACCTTTTTATTATATCGTGGATTAGGGGAAGTCCTGGGAAAAAGAATACGCAGGAAACGCCCTGGCGCGAAAGGCCTTGCAACTTTCACTGGCAGACAACTTCAGGAAAATGTACTGCATCAATATTCAACACTGGCAATCTCTTCACTGCTCTTGCTGCTGGCGCTTTCTTGTGTCTCTTATGGTATTTCCCTTGGCCATGGAAATGCAAGAGAGACCCGTTCTACCGATTTTTCGGTTTTTGGAAATGAACAAGAAATCCATCATCTCTTAGACGAAAAAGAGATCCGGGACATAGTCAAAACTTCATATCCCATCTATCTTTCCCGAACAGATGCAAAAATCAATACCGACGAGCTGGCAAAAACGCTGCGTGAAGTTGAAAGAGGTGGAAATATTGCCGAATATCTTTCTTGTGAACGTGTGATTTCGGAGGGATCCTACAATGATTTGATGCAGGCGATGGGTAAAAAGAAACTTGAACTGTCAGAGGGGCAGACTGCTCTATTCTCTTCAATGAACGATGGATATACATTCTCTACCCTTGACAGTGCCCTTAAAAAAGGTGTTTCAATCAAGATTAACGGGACAAATTACTCCTTGCTTTCTAAACTGTGTCATGATAATATCGTAGCTGACCGTGCGATCACTCTTTCCACAGCCCTGATCGTTCCGGACGAATTATTTTCAAAGCTGGCAACAGAGCCTGACCCTTTCTGCACAAATATCACACTGAAAGATGAGATAATCAATCAAATGGGGCTGATGCAGGCAATTCAAAAGATGGACAGCATTCTTTCCAAGACTGGCCTTAAATACGACAGTTACCTGTCTGGCATTGGACGCAATCTGTTCTACACGGTATCCGCAAGCTATCTGACGATTTATCTTGGAATCTTATTTCTGTTGATCGCCAATACAGTCATCGGATTAAAGTATCTGATTTGGCAGCGGCAGAATAAACACAGATACCTGACTCTTCTTATGCTCGGAACCGGGATCAGAGAACTTTGTGACAGTGTAAAAAAACAGATTACCGTCTTCTTCTCACTTGTCCTCGGTGTTGCAGCAATCAGCAGTGTTGCTGCCGTCTGCTCCATGTTTTCCGGTCTTACAAGACTCCCGGCTGAGACATCAATCCACACCGTCACGACTTATGCACTAATTGTGCTTACAGTCTTTATAATAATAGAAATTATCTACATTAAAATCGTGACCAGAACAGCCTGCCGCGAAATATATTCACTCGAAACAGAAGAAAGAAGGGATGCCACTTGA
- a CDS encoding ABC transporter ATP-binding protein codes for MDTERILQVENLSKTYGKASNKTEALRGITFDVLKGEFLGIMGASGSGKTTLLNCIATMTTPSSGRIILHGQDLSKFHGTQLSDYRGREIGYLFQEFELLDNMTARENIVLPLSLHGITEKKAESKIQDIASKLEITDVLDKFPSQMSGGQKQRTAAARALISNPDIVLADEPTGALDSQNSKTLMDKLAEINWELDKTIMLVTHDANAASYCTRILFIQDGKLFHEIRRNTKTESTADFYERIVTVMAQLGGGSANVL; via the coding sequence ATGGATACTGAACGAATTCTACAAGTAGAAAATCTGAGTAAGACTTATGGAAAAGCCTCGAATAAGACAGAGGCTCTGCGCGGAATCACCTTCGATGTTTTAAAGGGTGAATTTCTGGGAATTATGGGGGCTAGCGGCTCCGGGAAAACAACCCTTTTAAATTGTATCGCCACCATGACTACTCCGAGTTCCGGCAGGATTATCTTGCATGGACAGGATTTATCAAAGTTTCATGGAACGCAGCTGTCCGACTATCGTGGTAGGGAAATCGGATACTTATTCCAGGAATTCGAACTGCTTGACAATATGACTGCAAGAGAAAATATTGTTCTTCCACTATCCCTTCATGGTATTACAGAAAAGAAAGCCGAAAGTAAAATACAAGACATCGCCTCAAAACTGGAAATCACAGATGTTCTTGATAAATTCCCATCACAGATGTCCGGCGGGCAGAAACAACGGACAGCCGCGGCAAGGGCACTGATTTCAAACCCGGATATTGTGCTTGCAGATGAACCTACCGGTGCTCTCGACAGCCAAAATTCAAAAACACTGATGGATAAGCTTGCTGAAATCAACTGGGAACTGGACAAAACCATCATGCTGGTGACCCACGATGCCAATGCGGCAAGTTACTGCACCCGCATCTTATTTATTCAAGATGGTAAACTTTTTCACGAAATTCGCCGAAATACAAAAACGGAGTCCACAGCAGACTTCTATGAACGAATCGTGACGGTTATGGCACAATTGGGAGGAGGCAGTGCAAATGTTCTTTAA